One Nocardia farcinica genomic region harbors:
- the whiA gene encoding DNA-binding protein WhiA — MTAEVKDELSRLTVSQVSSRKAELSALLRFAGGLHIVGGRVIVEAEVDMGSIARRLRREIFELYGYGSDVHVLGAGGLRKTSRYVVRVSKEGEALARQTGLLDVRGRPVRGLPAQVVGGSIADAEAAWRGAFLAHGSLTEPGRSSALEVSCPGPEAALALVGAARRLGITAKAREVRGTDRVVVRDGEAIGALLTRMGAQDTRLTWEERRMRREVRATANRLANFDDANLRRSARAAVAAAARVERALEILGEDVPDHLAAAGKLRVQHRQASLEELGQLADPPMTKDAVAGRIRRLLSMADRRARELGIPDTESAVTAELLDEA; from the coding sequence ATGACAGCCGAGGTGAAGGACGAGCTGAGCAGGCTCACGGTGTCGCAGGTCAGCTCGCGCAAGGCGGAGTTGTCCGCCCTGCTCCGGTTCGCGGGCGGCCTGCACATCGTCGGCGGGCGGGTGATCGTCGAGGCCGAGGTGGACATGGGCTCGATCGCTCGCCGGCTACGCCGGGAGATCTTCGAGCTGTACGGCTACGGCTCCGACGTGCACGTGCTCGGGGCGGGCGGCCTGCGCAAGACCTCCCGCTATGTGGTGCGGGTGTCGAAGGAGGGCGAGGCGCTGGCCCGCCAGACCGGCCTGCTCGACGTGCGCGGCCGTCCGGTGCGCGGCCTGCCCGCCCAGGTGGTCGGCGGCAGCATCGCCGATGCCGAAGCCGCTTGGCGCGGCGCGTTTCTCGCGCACGGTTCGCTCACCGAACCGGGCCGCTCCTCGGCGCTCGAGGTGAGCTGCCCCGGCCCCGAGGCGGCGCTGGCGCTGGTCGGTGCGGCGCGCAGGCTGGGCATCACGGCCAAGGCCCGCGAGGTGCGCGGCACCGACCGGGTGGTGGTGCGCGACGGCGAGGCCATCGGCGCGCTGCTGACCAGGATGGGCGCCCAGGACACCCGGCTCACCTGGGAGGAGCGCCGGATGCGCCGCGAGGTGCGTGCGACGGCGAACCGGCTGGCCAACTTCGACGACGCCAACCTGCGGCGGTCGGCGCGCGCCGCCGTCGCCGCGGCCGCGCGGGTGGAGCGGGCGCTCGAGATCCTGGGCGAGGACGTGCCCGACCATCTGGCTGCCGCGGGCAAGCTGCGCGTGCAGCACCGGCAGGCCTCGCTCGAGGAACTCGGCCAGCTCGCCGACCCGCCGATGACCAAGGACGCGGTCGCCGGCCGGATCCGCCGCCTGCTCTCGATGGCCGACCGCCGGGCCAGGGAACTCGGCATCCCCGACACCGAGTCCGCGGTCACCGCCGAACTGCTCGACGAAGCCTGA
- a CDS encoding GNAT family N-acetyltransferase — protein MIDPVSTDQSFSPAPLVRAATEADVPAAARTLGRAFADYPWTRHVIDARDHERRVLTMQELFLTHLGLPHGRVWVTDDCSAVAVWTTPETDAGPVFAELGPRLAELAGDRAAVQEAAEAALAPHRPTEPVWFLGTVGVDPDHQGRGLGRAVLAPGIAAADAAGVPAFLETTGEGNRRFYERLGFRVTATVEIPDDGPTTLAMLREPAA, from the coding sequence ATGATCGACCCGGTGAGTACCGACCAGTCGTTCTCGCCCGCGCCGCTGGTGCGCGCGGCCACCGAAGCCGATGTCCCCGCTGCCGCCCGCACCCTCGGGCGTGCCTTCGCCGACTACCCCTGGACCCGTCACGTGATCGACGCCCGCGACCACGAGCGGCGGGTGCTCACCATGCAGGAACTCTTCCTCACCCACCTCGGCCTGCCGCACGGGCGGGTGTGGGTGACCGACGACTGCTCCGCCGTCGCCGTGTGGACCACCCCGGAGACCGACGCGGGACCCGTCTTCGCCGAACTCGGCCCGCGCCTGGCCGAACTCGCCGGCGACCGCGCCGCCGTCCAGGAGGCCGCCGAGGCCGCGCTCGCCCCACACCGGCCGACCGAACCGGTGTGGTTCCTCGGCACCGTCGGCGTCGACCCGGACCACCAGGGCCGCGGCCTGGGCCGCGCAGTCCTGGCACCGGGCATCGCCGCCGCCGACGCCGCCGGGGTACCCGCGTTCCTGGAGACCACCGGGGAAGGAAACCGGCGCTTCTACGAACGGCTCGGCTTCCGGGTCACCGCGACCGTCGAGATCCCCGACGACGGCCCGACCACCCTGGCGATGCTGCGCGAACCGGCCGCCTGA
- the gap gene encoding type I glyceraldehyde-3-phosphate dehydrogenase, with protein sequence MTVRVGINGFGRIGRNFFRAVEAQKALGTTDIEIVAVNDLTDNATLATLLKYDSILGRLPKDVSLDGDDTIVVGDQRIKALAIKEGPAALPWGDLGVDVVVESTGIFTDATKAKGHLAAGAKKVIISAPAKGEDITIVMGVNDDKYDGSQNIISNASCTTNCLGPLAKVLNDEFGIVKGLMTTIHAYTQDQNLQDGPHKDLRRARAAAVNIVPTSTGAAKAIGLVLPELNGKLDGYSLRVPIPTGSITDLTADLAKKATVEEINAAFKAAAEGPLKGILKYSVDPIVSSDIVTDPHSSIFDAPLTKVIDDQVKVYSWYDNEWGYSNRLADLIGLVGKSL encoded by the coding sequence GTGACTGTCCGGGTAGGCATCAACGGCTTCGGTCGTATCGGACGTAACTTCTTCCGGGCGGTGGAGGCGCAGAAGGCGCTGGGCACCACCGACATCGAGATCGTCGCGGTCAACGACCTCACCGACAACGCGACCCTGGCCACGCTGCTGAAGTACGACTCGATCCTCGGCCGCCTGCCGAAGGACGTCTCGCTCGACGGCGACGACACCATCGTGGTCGGCGACCAGCGGATCAAGGCGCTGGCCATCAAGGAGGGCCCCGCCGCCCTGCCGTGGGGCGACCTCGGCGTCGACGTGGTCGTCGAGTCCACCGGCATCTTCACCGATGCCACCAAGGCCAAGGGCCACCTGGCCGCGGGCGCCAAGAAGGTCATCATCTCGGCCCCGGCCAAGGGCGAGGACATCACCATCGTGATGGGCGTCAACGACGACAAGTACGACGGCAGCCAGAACATCATCTCCAACGCGTCCTGCACCACCAACTGCCTGGGCCCGCTGGCGAAGGTGCTCAACGACGAGTTCGGCATCGTCAAGGGCCTGATGACCACCATCCACGCCTACACCCAGGACCAGAACCTGCAGGACGGCCCGCACAAGGACCTGCGTCGCGCCCGCGCCGCCGCGGTGAACATCGTGCCGACCAGCACCGGCGCGGCCAAGGCCATCGGCCTGGTGCTGCCCGAGCTCAACGGCAAGCTCGACGGCTACTCGCTGCGCGTGCCGATCCCCACCGGCTCGATCACCGACCTGACCGCCGACCTGGCCAAGAAGGCGACGGTCGAGGAGATCAACGCGGCGTTCAAGGCGGCCGCGGAGGGCCCGCTGAAGGGCATCCTGAAGTACAGCGTCGACCCGATCGTCTCCAGCGACATCGTCACCGACCCGCACTCCTCGATCTTCGACGCGCCGCTGACCAAGGTCATCGACGATCAGGTGAAGGTCTACTCCTGGTACGACAACGAGTGGGGCTACTCCAACCGCCTCGCCGACCTCATCGGCCTCGTCGGCAAGTCCCTCTGA
- a CDS encoding phosphoglycerate kinase, which produces MAVKTLQDLLNEGVEGRGVLVRSDLNVPLDDNGQITDPGRIIASIPTLKALVEAGAKVVVTAHLGRPKGEPDPKFSLAPVAAKLAELLGRNVQLAGDVVGYDALSRSEGLTDGDVLLLENVRFDPRETSKDEAERGKLAAALVELVGEDGAFVSDGFGVVHRKQASVYDVAKLLPHYAGTLVAAEVDVLAKLTDNTERPYAVVLGGSKVSDKLAVIEALAPKVDTLVIGGGMCFTFLAAQGLSVGSSLLQEEMIDTCKGLLERYADVIHLPRDVVVADSFSADAESKCVPANEIPDGWMGLDIGAESVDRFAALLTEAKTVFWNGPMGVFEFEKFAAGTRGVAEAIVAATGKGAFTVVGGGDSAAAVRALGLPEDGFSHISTGGGASLEYLEGKELPGISVLEDTAPEGS; this is translated from the coding sequence ATGGCTGTCAAGACACTCCAGGATCTCCTGAACGAGGGTGTCGAAGGTCGGGGCGTGCTGGTGCGCTCCGACCTGAACGTCCCCCTCGACGACAACGGGCAGATCACCGATCCCGGCCGCATCATCGCCTCGATCCCGACGCTGAAGGCCCTGGTCGAGGCGGGCGCCAAGGTGGTCGTCACCGCGCACCTCGGCCGTCCCAAGGGCGAGCCGGACCCGAAGTTCTCGCTCGCGCCGGTGGCGGCGAAGCTGGCCGAACTGCTCGGCCGCAACGTGCAGCTGGCCGGTGACGTGGTGGGCTACGACGCGCTCTCGCGCTCGGAGGGCCTCACCGACGGTGACGTGCTGCTGCTGGAGAACGTGCGTTTCGATCCGCGCGAGACCAGCAAGGACGAGGCCGAGCGCGGCAAGCTCGCGGCGGCCCTGGTCGAGCTGGTCGGCGAGGACGGCGCGTTCGTCTCCGACGGTTTCGGCGTGGTGCACCGCAAGCAGGCCTCGGTCTACGACGTGGCCAAGCTGCTGCCGCACTACGCGGGCACGCTGGTCGCCGCCGAGGTGGACGTGCTGGCCAAGCTCACCGACAACACCGAGCGGCCCTACGCCGTGGTGCTGGGCGGCTCGAAGGTCTCCGACAAGCTCGCCGTCATCGAGGCGCTGGCGCCCAAGGTCGACACGCTGGTGATCGGCGGCGGCATGTGCTTCACCTTCCTTGCCGCACAGGGCCTTTCGGTCGGCTCCTCGCTGCTGCAGGAGGAGATGATCGACACCTGCAAGGGGCTGCTCGAGCGGTACGCCGACGTCATCCACCTGCCGCGCGACGTGGTGGTCGCCGACTCGTTCTCCGCCGACGCGGAGTCGAAGTGCGTTCCCGCCAACGAGATTCCGGACGGCTGGATGGGTCTGGACATCGGCGCGGAGTCGGTGGACCGGTTCGCGGCGCTGCTGACCGAGGCCAAGACGGTGTTCTGGAACGGCCCGATGGGCGTGTTCGAGTTCGAGAAGTTCGCCGCGGGCACCCGCGGGGTCGCCGAGGCGATCGTGGCGGCCACCGGCAAGGGGGCGTTCACCGTCGTCGGCGGCGGCGACTCGGCCGCGGCGGTCCGCGCGCTCGGCCTGCCCGAGGACGGTTTCTCGCACATCTCCACCGGCGGCGGCGCGTCGCTGGAATACCTGGAGGGCAAGGAACTTCCCGGCATCAGTGTCCTCGAGGACACCGCTCCGGAGGGCAGCTGA
- the tpiA gene encoding triose-phosphate isomerase, which produces MARKPLIAGNWKMNLNHLEAIALVQKIAFALPEKYFEKVDVAVIPPFVDIRSVQTLVEGDKLLLTYGAQDVSVHESGAYTGEISASMLAKLGCTFVVVGHSERRQYHHEDDATVLGKAKKALEHGLTPIVCIGEGLNVREAGTHVEYNLEQLRGSLKGLSAEQISKVVIAYEPVWAIGTGKVASAADAQEVCGAIRAELAELAGPEVAAQVRVLYGGSVNAKNVGELVAQPDVDGALVGGASLKGDEFATLSAIAAGGPLP; this is translated from the coding sequence ATGGCACGTAAACCGCTCATCGCCGGCAACTGGAAGATGAACCTCAACCATCTCGAGGCCATCGCCCTGGTGCAGAAGATCGCCTTCGCGCTGCCGGAGAAGTACTTCGAGAAGGTCGACGTCGCGGTGATCCCGCCGTTCGTGGACATCCGCAGCGTGCAGACGCTGGTGGAGGGCGACAAGCTGCTGCTCACCTACGGCGCGCAGGACGTCTCGGTGCACGAGTCCGGCGCCTACACCGGCGAGATCAGCGCGAGCATGCTCGCCAAGCTGGGCTGCACCTTCGTGGTGGTCGGGCACTCCGAGCGGCGCCAGTACCACCACGAGGACGACGCCACCGTGCTCGGCAAGGCCAAGAAGGCTCTCGAGCACGGCCTCACCCCGATCGTGTGCATCGGTGAGGGGCTCAACGTCCGCGAGGCGGGCACGCACGTGGAATACAACCTCGAGCAGCTGCGCGGGTCGCTGAAGGGCCTGTCCGCCGAGCAGATCTCGAAGGTCGTCATCGCCTACGAGCCGGTCTGGGCCATCGGCACCGGCAAGGTGGCGAGCGCGGCCGACGCGCAGGAGGTGTGCGGCGCCATCCGCGCCGAGCTGGCCGAGCTGGCCGGACCCGAGGTGGCCGCGCAGGTGCGGGTGCTCTACGGCGGCTCGGTGAACGCCAAGAACGTCGGGGAACTGGTCGCCCAGCCCGATGTCGACGGTGCGCTGGTCGGCGGGGCCTCGCTCAAGGGTGACGAGTTCGCCACCCTGTCCGCGATCGCCGCGGGCGGCCCGCTGCCCTGA
- a CDS encoding META domain-containing protein: MAAPLARLAIAVLAAAALSACTSDADSVPAKESTPPDRSLRGTTWVVTALLDQDVDVPAEVLDAANPTLLIAEDGGVSGSAGCNQLVGTAAVQDKPHGGSSITFQVATTKMMCEPAVMEVERGVLEVLDGNVGATIEGDTLTLRDDDGRGLTLAAR, encoded by the coding sequence ATGGCGGCACCACTGGCTCGGCTCGCGATCGCGGTGCTCGCCGCGGCCGCGCTCTCCGCATGCACGAGCGACGCGGACTCGGTCCCGGCGAAGGAGTCCACCCCGCCGGACCGGTCGCTGCGCGGCACCACCTGGGTGGTGACGGCCCTGCTCGACCAGGATGTCGACGTGCCCGCGGAGGTGCTCGACGCGGCCAATCCGACGCTACTCATCGCCGAGGACGGCGGCGTCTCCGGCTCCGCCGGGTGCAATCAGCTGGTCGGCACCGCGGCCGTGCAGGACAAGCCGCACGGCGGATCCAGCATCACCTTCCAGGTCGCCACCACCAAGATGATGTGCGAACCGGCGGTGATGGAGGTCGAGCGCGGCGTGCTCGAGGTCCTGGACGGCAATGTCGGCGCCACCATCGAGGGTGACACGCTGACCCTGCGCGACGACGACGGCCGCGGCCTCACCCTCGCCGCCCGCTGA
- a CDS encoding MFS transporter gives MLGGVTTADATQPLSTWAPLRSPVYRALWIAQLVSNLGTWMQTVGAQWLLVDEPNAATLVSLVQTAITLPVMLLSIPSGVLADLMDRRRLLLGAQSTMAVLAAVLAVSTATGHTTPGVLLTLLFLLGCGQAITAPSWQAIQPELVPRQQIPSAAALGSMNINIGRAVGPAVAGVLVALSGPSLVFALNALSFGGIVAVLLFWRRPAADRRLPSERPLAALQAGTRFIRAAPAIRRVLLRSILFVGPASALWALLPVIARAELGLGSSGYGVLLGALGVGAVAGAVGLSRIRAWLTPTQRLTAASVVFGLACVGAALLHSVAAVLVLLVGAGLAWLLALSTMNATMQLLLPAWVRARGLSVYMLVFMGGQAMGSLVWGLVAGATSAVTALLIAAALLAGSAVSSVWLPIRHNAEDLDLTPTAFWPEPQLVVEPDPDDGPVMVLRSYDVPAERVPDFLAAMVFVGRSRQRTGAMEWRLYRDVGVVDRYVEAFVVRSWAEHMHQHQVRLTAQDRLREQAVAEFGTGEPSISHLVAVDPHRR, from the coding sequence ATGCTCGGCGGAGTGACCACCGCCGACGCCACGCAGCCGCTGTCCACCTGGGCGCCGCTGCGGTCCCCCGTCTACCGGGCACTGTGGATCGCCCAGCTGGTCTCCAACCTGGGCACCTGGATGCAGACGGTCGGCGCGCAGTGGTTGCTGGTGGACGAGCCGAACGCCGCCACCCTGGTGTCGCTGGTGCAGACCGCCATCACGTTGCCGGTGATGCTGCTGTCCATTCCCTCGGGCGTCCTGGCCGATCTGATGGACCGGCGCAGGCTGCTGCTGGGCGCGCAATCGACGATGGCGGTGCTCGCCGCGGTGCTGGCGGTCTCCACCGCCACCGGGCACACCACCCCGGGGGTGCTGCTGACGCTGCTGTTCCTGCTCGGCTGCGGACAGGCCATCACCGCACCGTCCTGGCAGGCGATCCAGCCGGAACTGGTACCGCGCCAGCAGATTCCGTCCGCGGCGGCATTGGGCAGCATGAACATCAACATCGGGCGGGCGGTGGGCCCGGCGGTCGCCGGTGTGCTGGTGGCACTGTCGGGGCCGTCGCTGGTGTTCGCCCTGAACGCGCTGTCGTTCGGCGGCATCGTCGCGGTGCTGCTGTTCTGGCGCCGCCCGGCCGCCGACCGCCGGCTGCCCAGCGAGCGGCCGCTGGCCGCGCTCCAGGCCGGGACCAGATTCATCCGCGCGGCGCCCGCGATCCGGCGGGTGCTGCTGCGTTCGATCCTCTTCGTGGGGCCGGCGAGCGCGCTGTGGGCGCTGTTGCCGGTGATCGCGCGCGCCGAACTCGGCTTGGGCTCCTCCGGCTACGGTGTGCTGCTCGGCGCGCTGGGCGTGGGCGCGGTGGCCGGTGCGGTGGGACTGTCGCGCATCCGCGCCTGGCTGACCCCCACCCAGCGGCTCACCGCGGCCTCGGTGGTGTTCGGGCTGGCCTGTGTCGGTGCGGCACTGCTGCACAGCGTGGCGGCGGTGCTGGTGCTGTTGGTGGGCGCGGGCCTGGCCTGGCTGCTGGCGTTGTCGACGATGAACGCGACGATGCAGCTGCTGCTGCCCGCCTGGGTGCGTGCCCGCGGACTGTCGGTGTACATGCTGGTGTTCATGGGCGGGCAGGCGATGGGCTCGCTGGTCTGGGGCCTGGTGGCGGGGGCGACCTCGGCGGTGACCGCGCTGCTGATCGCGGCGGCCCTGCTGGCGGGCAGCGCGGTGAGCAGTGTGTGGCTGCCGATCCGGCACAACGCCGAGGATCTCGATCTCACCCCGACCGCGTTCTGGCCGGAGCCGCAGCTGGTGGTGGAGCCCGATCCCGACGACGGCCCGGTCATGGTGTTGCGCTCCTACGACGTCCCGGCCGAGCGGGTGCCGGACTTCCTGGCCGCGATGGTCTTCGTCGGGCGGTCCCGGCAGCGCACCGGCGCGATGGAGTGGCGGCTCTACCGCGACGTGGGCGTGGTCGATCGGTATGTGGAGGCGTTCGTGGTGCGCTCGTGGGCCGAGCACATGCACCAGCACCAGGTCCGGCTCACCGCCCAGGACCGGTTGCGCGAACAGGCCGTGGCCGAGTTCGGCACCGGCGAACCCAGCATCAGTCACCTGGTGGCGGTCGACCCGCACCGGCGATGA
- the secG gene encoding preprotein translocase subunit SecG, which produces MRMFLDILLIITSVLLVLLVLLHRAKGGGLSSLFGGGVQSSLSGSTVVEKNLDRVTIFTGIIWLIAILGIGLEIKFS; this is translated from the coding sequence ATGCGGATGTTCCTGGATATCCTCCTGATCATCACCAGCGTGCTGCTGGTGCTGCTGGTGCTGCTGCACCGCGCCAAGGGTGGGGGTCTGTCCAGCCTGTTCGGTGGCGGCGTGCAGTCCAGCCTGTCCGGCTCCACCGTCGTCGAGAAGAACCTCGACCGCGTCACGATCTTCACCGGCATCATCTGGCTCATCGCCATCCTCGGCATCGGCCTGGAGATCAAGTTCTCCTGA
- a CDS encoding GNAT family N-acetyltransferase has translation MTPAGLTLVTPRLRMRPLRSADAERLHVHWNDPGVRRYLFDDEPVPTPLVLAIIERSDRDFAVHGYGLWTLTARGTATGELLGVSGLRRIDHGIELVCSVADRHRGEGLAVEACRAVLKYAFGTLGLDRVIAEIDAGNRESVRLAERLDMVRTRAEADATGLVRFEATAPWTGRDEAAIRRT, from the coding sequence ATGACCCCCGCAGGCCTCACCCTTGTCACCCCGCGGCTGCGGATGCGTCCTCTGCGCAGCGCCGACGCCGAGCGGTTGCACGTGCACTGGAACGATCCGGGCGTGCGGCGCTATCTCTTCGACGACGAGCCGGTGCCGACGCCGCTGGTGCTGGCGATCATCGAACGCAGCGACCGCGATTTCGCGGTACACGGCTACGGGCTGTGGACGCTGACCGCCCGTGGGACGGCGACCGGCGAACTGCTCGGCGTCAGCGGATTGCGCCGGATCGACCACGGCATCGAGCTGGTGTGCAGCGTGGCCGACCGGCACCGCGGCGAGGGCCTGGCGGTCGAGGCCTGCCGCGCGGTGTTGAAGTACGCCTTCGGAACCCTGGGGCTGGACCGGGTGATCGCGGAGATCGATGCGGGCAACCGCGAATCGGTGCGGCTGGCCGAACGGCTGGACATGGTGCGCACCCGAGCCGAAGCGGACGCGACCGGGCTGGTGCGCTTCGAGGCCACCGCGCCGTGGACCGGCCGGGACGAGGCCGCGATCAGGAGAACTTGA
- a CDS encoding SDR family NAD(P)-dependent oxidoreductase translates to MSGIPDLRDRVAVVTGASRGIGKGIALELGAAGATVYLTGRSTTPGKLPGTVHETAARIDDLGGTGVPVVCDHRDDDAVARLFDRVRAEHARLDVLVNNVYNSPAAARWLGKPFWQVPPHAWDETFDVGVRSHYAAAVFAAPLLIESGGLLVNISSPGARRYMHNAVYGVAKAALDRLTADLAHDLADTAVTVVSLWPGIVNTELLQLVPADAAGRRLVTLPGEGTFDLDAAESPHFAGRAVVALAADPDRRGHTGAALRVADLAERYGFTDLDGRVPRND, encoded by the coding sequence ATACCAGACCTACGCGACCGGGTCGCGGTCGTCACCGGCGCCAGCCGCGGCATCGGCAAGGGCATCGCCCTGGAGCTGGGCGCGGCGGGCGCGACGGTCTACCTGACCGGGCGATCCACCACCCCGGGAAAACTGCCCGGCACCGTCCACGAGACCGCCGCGCGCATCGATGACCTCGGGGGCACCGGCGTCCCGGTGGTGTGCGATCACCGCGACGACGACGCCGTCGCCCGTCTGTTCGACCGGGTGCGCGCCGAACACGCCCGGCTCGACGTGCTGGTGAACAACGTCTACAACTCCCCCGCCGCCGCCCGGTGGCTCGGCAAACCCTTCTGGCAGGTGCCCCCGCACGCCTGGGACGAGACCTTCGACGTCGGGGTGCGCTCGCATTACGCGGCGGCGGTGTTCGCCGCACCGCTGCTCATCGAATCCGGCGGCCTGCTGGTCAACATCTCCTCGCCCGGCGCCCGGCGCTACATGCACAACGCCGTCTACGGCGTGGCCAAGGCGGCACTGGACCGGCTCACCGCCGACCTCGCCCACGACCTCGCCGACACCGCGGTCACCGTGGTGTCGCTGTGGCCCGGCATCGTGAACACCGAACTGCTGCAACTGGTTCCGGCGGACGCCGCGGGCAGGCGACTGGTCACCCTGCCCGGGGAAGGCACCTTCGATCTGGACGCGGCCGAATCGCCGCACTTCGCCGGGCGCGCGGTGGTGGCACTGGCCGCCGATCCGGATCGCCGCGGCCACACCGGCGCCGCCCTGCGGGTGGCCGATCTGGCCGAGCGCTACGGCTTCACCGACCTCGACGGACGCGTTCCCCGCAACGACTGA